The following proteins are co-located in the Lepisosteus oculatus isolate fLepOcu1 chromosome 9, fLepOcu1.hap2, whole genome shotgun sequence genome:
- the LOC107078504 gene encoding uncharacterized protein isoform X1, protein MEQPAASLARQGGLESRKPKTGEKPRAGEVKVTRVNIAPPSRPCRRDAAPSTSELAHSPGGQQQRPVPVSPFQSPCCDEEGWVVGSPRAWDSTRAIQSCRPHLRDPGTRPRDPPDANGRRRRGRSRAARGGAESRSPGAGGESAAAPQRQDQARLPAAQGQAEAPVSGGRRWPNRGSVSRYRPWTLVRSAQDPGTHSPADCIS, encoded by the exons ATGGAGCAGCCGGCGGCGTCTCTGGCAAGGCAGGGGGGGCTGGAGAGCAGAAAGCCGAAGACGGGGGAAAAGCCCAGGGCCGGCGAAGTCAAG GTAACCCGGGTGAATATCGCCCCCCCGTCCCGGCCCTGCAGGAGGGATGCTGCGCCCAG CACCTCTGAGCTGGCCCACAGCCCAGGGGGACAGCAGCAGCGTCCTGTCCCCGTGTCTCCTTTCCAGTCGCCGTGCTGTGACGAGGAGGGCTGGGTCGTGGGGAGCCCACGCGCATGGGACAGCACCCGCGCCATTCAGAGCTGCCGCCCCCACCTCCGGGATCCCGGCACCAGACCCAGGGACCCTCCAGACGCAAACG ggcggcggcggcgcggcCGGTCTCGTGCAGCCCGGGGCGGGGCCGAGAGCCGGAGTCCAGGGGCAGGAGGAGAGTCCGCTGCCGCCCCCCAGAGACAGGACCAGGCCAGGCTGCCGGCTGCTCAAGGCCAG GCTGAGGCCCCTGTGTCTGGCGGACGTCGGTGGCCCAACCGTGGGTCAGTGTCAAGGTATCGTCCCTGGACACTTGTGCGGTCAGCGCAGGACCCCGGCACCCACAGTCCCGCAG ACTGCATCTCCTGA
- the LOC107078504 gene encoding uncharacterized protein isoform X2, translating to MEQPAASLARQGGLESRKPKTGEKPRAGEVKVTRVNIAPPSRPCRRDAAPSRRAVTRRAGSWGAHAHGTAPAPFRAAAPTSGIPAPDPGTLQTQTGGGGAAGLVQPGAGPRAGVQGQEESPLPPPRDRTRPGCRLLKARLRPLCLADVGGPTVGQCQGIVPGHLCGQRRTPAPTVPQG from the exons ATGGAGCAGCCGGCGGCGTCTCTGGCAAGGCAGGGGGGGCTGGAGAGCAGAAAGCCGAAGACGGGGGAAAAGCCCAGGGCCGGCGAAGTCAAG GTAACCCGGGTGAATATCGCCCCCCCGTCCCGGCCCTGCAGGAGGGATGCTGCGCCCAG TCGCCGTGCTGTGACGAGGAGGGCTGGGTCGTGGGGAGCCCACGCGCATGGGACAGCACCCGCGCCATTCAGAGCTGCCGCCCCCACCTCCGGGATCCCGGCACCAGACCCAGGGACCCTCCAGACGCAAACG ggcggcggcggcgcggcCGGTCTCGTGCAGCCCGGGGCGGGGCCGAGAGCCGGAGTCCAGGGGCAGGAGGAGAGTCCGCTGCCGCCCCCCAGAGACAGGACCAGGCCAGGCTGCCGGCTGCTCAAGGCCAG GCTGAGGCCCCTGTGTCTGGCGGACGTCGGTGGCCCAACCGTGGGTCAGTGTCAAGGTATCGTCCCTGGACACTTGTGCGGTCAGCGCAGGACCCCGGCACCCACAGTCCCGCAG GGCtga
- the pigc gene encoding phosphatidylinositol N-acetylglucosaminyltransferase subunit C — protein sequence MGAESDPGSTPAVPWRKVLYERQPFPDNYVDRRFLEELRYNVGVRRYRYWPVVREAGLVAQQLSCVAIFLTLWSCMEQGQLPPLLLLAASAPCALLGYGAYEALGGRRGGCARTRWADLQSAAIFLAFTFGFSPVLKTLTESVSTDTVHAMAALMLLAHLVSFPYASPSPPGSLSLNAALFASVCLASRLPGALHAFSTLTAALLVFALWPCLLHRLRASRPGAYPWAAALVSLGGVAGVASLTPAGAALLAALLLSLALLCPLLLLRLQRHKDNIQGPWDEAEIREDLSRFLQ from the coding sequence ATGGGGGCGGAGAGCGACCCTGGATCCACCCCCGCGGTGCCGTGGCGGAAGGTCCTGTACGAGCGGCAGCCGTTCCCCGACAACTACGTGGACCGGCGCTTCCTGGAGGAGCTGCGGTACAACGTGGGCGTGCGGCGGTACCGGTACTGGCCGGTGGTGCGGGAGGCCGGGCTGGTGGCGCAGCAGCTGTCCTGCGTGGCCATCTTCCTCACGCTGTGGTCCTGCATGGAGCAGGGCCAGCTGCccccgctgctgctgctggccgCCAGCGCGCCCTGCGCCCTGCTGGGCTACGGCGCGTACGAGGCGCTGGGGGGCCGGCGGGGGGGGTGCGCGCGCACGCGCTGGGCGGACCTGCAGAGCGCGGCCATCTTCCTGGCCTTCACCTTCGGGTTCTCCCCGGTGCTGAAGACGCTGACGGAGTCGGTGAGCACGGACACGGTGCACGCCATGGCCGCCCTCATGCTGCTGGCGCACCTGGTGTCCTTCCCCTACGCCTCGCCCAGCCCCCCCGGCAGCCTGTCGCTCAACGCCGCGCTCTTCGCCTCCGTCTGCCTGGCCTCGCGGCTGCCCGGCGCCCTGCACGCCTTCTCCACGCTGACGGCCGCCCTGCTGGTGTTCGCGCTCTGGCCCTGCCTGCTGCACCGGCTGCGCGCCTCCCGCCCCGGCGCCTACCCCTGGGCGGCCGCGCTGGTGTCGCTGGGCGGCGTGGCGGGCGTGGCCAGCCTGACGCCCGCGGGCGCCGCGCTGCTCGCCGCCCTGCTGCTCTCCCTCGCCCTGCTGTGCCCCCTGCTGCTCCTGCGCCTGCAGCGGCACAAGGACAACATCCAGGGGCCCTGGGACGAGGCGGAGATCCGCGAGGACCTGTCCCGCTTCCTGCAGTGA
- the tmed5 gene encoding transmembrane emp24 domain-containing protein 5: protein MDVLAVLALLSLCVSMRVQFACAFSQSLDSDFTFTLPAGRKECFYQTMKKDASLEIEYQVLDGAGLDVDFYLSSPAGNVLVRDHRKSDGVHTVEAEDGDYMFCFDNTFSSVSEKIVFFELILDNMEAEEGPDPEDWKEYVHGTDLLDMKLEDIMETINSVKARLGKSVQIQTLLRAFEARDRNLQESNYERVNLWSCTNLLVMVLVSGVQVYLLRSLFDDKRRSRT, encoded by the exons ATGGACGTGTTAGCGGTACTGGCTTTGCTGTCCTTGTGTGTGTCGATGCGGGTCCAGTTCGCCTGCGCCTTCTCCCAGTCCCTGGACAGCGACTTCACTTTCACCCTACCCGCCGGCCGCAAGGAGTGCTTTTACCAGACCATGAAGAAAGATGCCTCCCTTGAGATCGAGTACCAG GTGCTGGACGGGGCGGGGCTGGATGTCGACTTCTACCTGTCCTCGCCGGCGGGGAACGTGCTGGTGAGGGATCACAGGAAATCGGACGGCGTGCACAC GGTGGAGGCGGAGGATGGAGACTACATGTTCTGCTTCGACAACACGTTCAGCTCCGTGTCGGAGAAGATCGTCTTCTTCGAGCTGATCCTGGACAACATGGAGGCCGAGGAGGGGCCAGACCCGGAGGACTGGAAGGAGTACGTGCACGGGACAGACCTGCTGGACATGAAGCTGGAGGACATCATG GAAACGATCAACAGCGTGAAGGCACGGCTGGGCAAGAGCGTCCAGATCCAGACGCTGCTGCGGGCGTTCGAGGCGCGGGACCGCAACCTGCAGGAGAGCAACTATGAGCGCGTCAACCTGTGGTCCTGCACCAACCTGCTGGTCATGGTGCTGGTGTCCGGCGTCCAGGTCTACCTGCTGCGCAGCCTCTTCGACGACAAGAGGAGGAGCCGCACATAG